The DNA window CACCCCCCACGCTCACACCGCCCGCAGCGCCTCCCGCGGCTGTGCCGGCAGCTCGACCTCGATGGCGTCGCCCGGCCGCACGACTCCGCCTGTCAGCACGATCGCCATGACGCCGGTCTTCTGCATCAGGGTGCCCGCGGCATCCCGGGTCACGAGCTGCTTCATCAGGCCGGCCTCGAGACGATCGATCTTCGTGCACGGATTGCGCAGGCCGGTGACCTCGACGACCGCGTCGTCGCCGAGCCGCAGGCGGGCGCCGCGCGGCAGGCCGAGCAGATCGATGCCCGACGTCGTCACGTTCTCGCCCAGGTCGCCGGGGGCGACGTCGGCCGTCACCTCGTCGAACAGCTCCTCGTGGATGAGGTGCACCTGCCGCAGATTGGGCCGCTGCGGCCCCCTCCGCTTGTCGAAGAGATGCTGCACCGTGGCTCCGAAGTGCGCGTCGCCCTCGACGCCGAGTCCCTCGACCAGCGTGATCTCCTCGCGAGATGGCTTGCTGAAGCGGTGACGCTCATCACGGCTGACGGAGATGACCCGGGCGTTCGACATGTCTCCAGTGTGCCCGCGCGAAGAGGCTCAGCCGCCGCGCGACACATGCGCCGTGCCGCGCACGACAGGCGCCTCGCCGCGCACGACAGGCGCCTCGCCGCACACGACCGCGCGCGGCTCAAAGCGAGTCGATGTAACCGTCGTAGTCGAAGTCGATGTCGTTCTGCCCGACGTCCTGCTTCGCGCCCCGGTCAGCGGGGTCGGCTTCGGTTGTCCTCTCCCGACGGGGGTAGAGGTGGTGCGAGGTGAGACGCTGCACGGCCGCCGAGAAGTCGGGGGTCTCGCCCTCCCAGCTCGCCGGCGAGGACAGCACGTCGTTGCCGACGCCGATCACCAGGTCGGCCTCGCCCACCTCGCCGCCGGATCCCTCGATGAGGATGGGGATCCGCACCGCCTCTGACGCACCGGTCTGCGCCACGGCAGCCGTCAGCGTGACGAGGGCCCCTGCGACGTCGTCGGTGGT is part of the Microbacterium lemovicicum genome and encodes:
- a CDS encoding MOSC domain-containing protein — encoded protein: MSNARVISVSRDERHRFSKPSREEITLVEGLGVEGDAHFGATVQHLFDKRRGPQRPNLRQVHLIHEELFDEVTADVAPGDLGENVTTSGIDLLGLPRGARLRLGDDAVVEVTGLRNPCTKIDRLEAGLMKQLVTRDAAGTLMQKTGVMAIVLTGGVVRPGDAIEVELPAQPREALRAV